From a region of the Daphnia magna isolate NIES linkage group LG1, ASM2063170v1.1, whole genome shotgun sequence genome:
- the LOC116924910 gene encoding protein GDAP2 homolog has translation MEVESLARWSETNATNSSFLRILGLESYHESAPFKYRPDLNKKIILWEGDITALSVNALVHPTNESFTESSQLSQKVIECAGSKLKEELTTKIKYCRTGEAKITQGFDLPARYIIHTVGPKYNARYKTAAETALYFCYRNVMELVHEYHLSSVAIPIIYTVKRGYPPDEGAHLALRTIRRFLEQYGDSIESVILVLDANNYGIYQVLSPLYFPRSVQEAEFSRYQLPFEIGDPVNGEPIISDRRIRIIDNPQHAFQDSWEEPQDLSAKFGCSVSVGEHSFAQMEDDVDRQKLLGQPSHQRVGQPVTDIDHLTLQVQHHERYERLLRRAKTEDLSEVSGIGCLYQSGTDKFGRPVVVFIGKWFNFNEINLDKALLYLISLLDPLVKGDYIILYFHTLTEGHNHPSMTWMREVYNVLEYRHKKNLKGFYIIHPTFWTKVMTWWFLTFMAPAIKHKVHSVPGVEYLYNIINMDQLEIPAFITEYDMTVNGVRYVEQPSSDE, from the exons ATGGAAGTGGAAAGTTTGGCACGCTGGTCGGAAACCAACGCCACGAATTCATCTTTCCTTAGAATTCTTGGGTTGGAAAGTTATCATGAATCAGCCCCATTCAAGTATCGCCCCGatctcaataaaaaaataattttatg GGAAGGAGATATTACCGCATTATCTGTAAATGCTTTGGTACATCCCACAAATGAATCATTCACTGAAAGTTCTCAATTAAGTCAAAAAGTGATAGAATGTGCTGGTAgtaaattaaaagaagagcTAACcaccaaaataaaat ATTGCAGGACAGGTGAAGCAAAAATTACTCAGGGATTCGACTTACCTGCCCGCTATATTATACATACAGTTGGCCCCAAGTATAATGCTCGGTACAAAACTGCTGCAGAAACCGCCCTTTATTTTTGTTACAG GAATGTAATGGAACTTGTTCATGAATATCATCTTTCAAGTGTGGCTATACCCATCATCTATACTGTCAAAAGAGGATACCCTCCAGATGAAGGAGCTCATCTGGCATTAA GGACGATCCGGAGATTCTTGGAGCAATATGGTGACAGCATCGAGAGCGTCATTCTCGTTTTGGACGCCAATAATTATGGCATTTATCAAGTCCTGTCGCCGCTGTATTTTCCGCGCAGTGTCCAGGAAGCCGAATTCTCTCGTTATCAGTTGCCATTCGAAATTGGGGATCCGGTAAATGGTGAACCCATTATCAGTGACCGACGTATCCGCATCATTGATAATCCTCAGCATGCGTTCCAAG ATTCGTGGGAGGAGCCTCAAGATCTCAGTGCCAAATTTGGTTGCAGCGTGTCAGTTGGTGAACACTCTTTCGCACAGATGGAGGACGATGTCGATCGGCAAAAGTTGTTGGGCCAACCCAGTCATCAACGTGTTGGGCAACCCGTTACCGATATTGATCATCTGACTTTACAAGTCCAG CATCATGAAAGGTACGAACGATTGCTGCGCCGAGCCAAAACCGAAGATTTGTCAGAAGTTTCCGGAATTGGATGCCTCTACCAGAGCGGGACGGACAAGTTTGGTAGACCCGTAGTCGTCTTTATCGGCAAATGgtttaattttaatgaaatcaatttAGACAAG GCTCTTTTGTACTTGATCTCATTGCTTGATCCTCTAGTCAAAGGCGATTACATAATCCTATACTTCCACACGCTTACTGAGGGGCATAATCATCCATCGATGACGTGGATGAGGGAAGTCTACAACGTCTTGGAATACAGGcacaagaaaaatttgaaaggGTTTTACATAATTCATCCCACTTTTTGGACGAAG GTCATGACTTGGTGGTTCCTGACATTTATGGCCCCGGCCATCAAGCATAAAGTTCATTCTGTACCCGGTGTCGAATACTTGTACAACATCATCAATATGGATCAACTGGAAATCCCTGCCTTCATCACTGAATATGACATGACTGTCAACGGTGTCCGTTACGTCGAACAGCCGAGCAGCGACGAATAA
- the LOC116924903 gene encoding DNA polymerase eta, translating to MNAEGDRRVIALIDMDCFYVQVEERENPNNKGKPACVVQYRKWKGGGIISVNYEARALGVTRQMRGDEAREKCPDCILYRVPERRGKADLTKYRDGGKEVIDVMCSFGVCVERASIDEAYIDMTMVIEQTLPGCTATAINVEELPNTHFVGWENETDDVKGVHGWLKALSKEDCNDNDWKLMLGAVLVEKIRAAIYEKTGFRCSAGIANNKMLAKLACGINKPNKQTVLPFTSVQDFFTTFPLKKVRNLGGKLGLTLREELLCTTMADITHIPEKILQERFDTKTGTWLYWYARGVDHDPVSSRRLPKSIGCNKNFTGLAALDSEEKISHWLEELCAEVSERLEKDRETNCRLAKLLTVTVRLEGDIRPYSYTRSIPLHSSYDKIRMAKSCLAVVMKENPCKQGNAKIPWVVTCLGVSASKFVDQLESSSRIDHFFAAKQSTILNPEKEKRVEEEPLHRKDGLYDLHADQEDEEFGMEEIDKIPTETNAVNIIEPEYHMAQISALSNEIFQENKEKASGASSPCLNRENNDSVKKTGFFASRSLKKCVPIHHSSEESIAQSSQVNPFNQTTFSVEEIFPDLNQVDMETLALLPPHLRRQVLQAIQSKQGNEGTAKFVVCDKCKEEFLKEEIEEHNDFHVAAELQREFSLQPSTSSSSFNNLEGAKVVKKSSKRPLKNQKNATKDTKRSRTIESFFGNS from the exons ATGAATGCTGAAGGTGACAGACGAGTCATTGCTTTAATCGACATGGACTGTTTTTATGTTCAAGTGGAGGAGAGGGAAAATCCCAATAATAAAGGAAAACCTGCATGTGTGGTACAATATAGAAAATGGAAAGGTGGAGGTATTATTTCTGTAAACTATGAAGCAAGAGCCTTAGGAGTAACCAGGCAAATGAGAGGAGATGAAGCAAGAGAGAAATGTCCTGATTGTATTCTCTACCGAGTTCCTGAGAGGAGAGGGAAAGCTGATCTTACTAA GTACAGGGATGGAGGCAAAGAAGTCATTGATGTTATGTGCAGCTTTGGTGTTTGTGTTGAACGAGCGAGTATTGATGAAGCATATATAGACATGACTATGGTGATAGAGCAAACACTTCCAGGTTGCACAG CCACCGCCATTAATGTTGAAGAGCTTCCAAACACGCATTTCGTCGGTTGGGAAAACGAAACGGATGACGTGAAAG GTGTTCATGGCTGGTTAAAGGCATTATCAAAGGAAGATTGTAATGACAATGATTGGAAATTAATGCTCGGTGCAGTACTGGTTGAAAAAATTCGTGCCGCAATTTACGAAAAAACTGGTTTTCGGTGCTCTGCAGGAATCGCAAACAATAAGATGTTGGCCAAACTAGCTTGTG GCATCAACAAACCAAACAAGCAAACCGTCTTGCCATTCACCTCCGTTCAAGATTTTTTCACAACTTTCCCACTCAAAAAGGTTAGAAATCTAGGTGGCAAATTAGGTCTTACACTAAGGGAAGAGCTTCTGTGCACAACCATGGCCGATATCACTCATATTCCCGAGAAAATATTGCAAGAACGTTTTGATACTAAGACGGG GACATGGCTGTATTGGTACGCCCGAGGAGTCGATCATGATCCTGTTAGCTCTCGCAGACTCCCCAAGTCCATAGGttgcaataaaaattttactgGCTTAGCCGCGCTAGATTCCGAAGAGAAAATCAGCCATTGGCTAGAAGAGCTCTGTGCTGAAGTGTCTGAGCGACTTGAGAAAGACCGGGAAACT AATTGCAGGTTGGCAAAGTTATTAACCGTGACGGTTCGCTTAGAAGGTGACATCCGACCGTACTCTTATACCCGATCCATACCATTACACTCTTCATACGACAAAATTCGTATGGCTAAGTCGTGTCTAGCAGTTGTGATGAAAGAAAACCCTTGCAAACAAGGCAATGCCAAGATTCCATGGGTTGTTACTTGTCTCGGAGTATCGGCTAGCAAATTTGTTGATCAGCTGGAAAGCAGCTCAAGGATTGACCATTTTTTCGCTGCAAAGCAAAGTACCATACTGAACCCAGAGAAGGAGAAACGCGTCGAAGAGGAACCTTTACATCGAAAGGATGGGTTGTACGATCTCCATGCTGATcaggaagacgaagaatttGGGATGGAAGAAATTGACAAAATTCCGACTGAAACAAACGCAGTAAATATTATTGAACCGGAATATCATATGGCTCAAATCAGCGCCCTAAGCAACGagatttttcaagaaaataaagaaaaagccaGTGGTGCAAGTTCACCTTGTCTCAATCGGGAAAACAATGATAGTGTGAAAAAAACTGGATTTTTTGCTTCTCGTAGTCTTAAGAAATGTGTTCCAATACATCATTCATCTGAAGAGTCCATCGCACAATCAAGCCAAGTAAATCCGTTTAATCAAACAACATTTTCGGTTGAAGAAATTTTTCCAGATTTAAATCAAGTTGACATGGAAACTCTAGCTCTACTTCCGCCTCATCTGCGACGTCAAGTATTACAAGCTATCCAATCCAAACAGGGTAACGAAGGAACTGCTAAATTTGTTGTGTGTGATAAATGCAAGGAAGAGTTCctcaaagaagaaattgaagaaCACAACGACTTCCATGTGGCTGCAGAGTTACAAAGAGAATTTTCCCTGCAGCCTTCCACGTCTAGTTCCTCGTTCAACAATTTGGAAGGCGCAAAAGTAGTTAAAAAATCATCCAAGAGGCCCTTGAAGAACCAAAAGAATGCTACGAAGGATACAAAGCGTTCACGAACCATAGAATCGTTTTTTGGCAATTCTTAA
- the LOC116925022 gene encoding coiled-coil domain-containing protein 97, which produces MAQRSIDLFSILDSKADIGDGMLDESSCNPPTSCENGSSTIGLAREETLPNQASHELETSVTLPSLTKDSRINIVPEESNLAQEEIISHMANCSEEVFQRIQHRDEPPLSIQQKKEIVTSLLNSSPSNFLFRFGKFLEPRHLNYFHQYLNNYEVSYYLQQLGKETKAQEICVKNRRFHAMNELIKEGKYFSMEEMRKRNPILFHELVEKYMTPEEKRSLEQEQPKLCNLSTMFMAHIDGDQTCSKRRNEQLANQSAWDEASAHDEEEQDEDVDQNEKEFFRDEFISGMYSSFLQGHDEEFDYSKIDASNHNDIISERDEEERYFDND; this is translated from the exons ATGGCGCAACGCTCCATCgatttattttccattttggaTAGTAAAGCTGATATCGGTGATGGCATGTTGGACGAATCATCATGTAATCCGCCAACATCTTGTGAAAATGGCAGTTCGACAATCGGATTGGCAAGAGAAGAAACCTTACCAAATCAAGCGTCCCATGAGCTTGAAACTTCAGTAACGTTGCCAAGTTTAACAAAGGATAGCAGGATTAATATTGTACCTGAAGAATCAAATTTGGCACAAGAAGAAATTATATCTCATATGGCAAATTGTTCTGAAGAAGTTTTCCAGAGAATCCAGCATCGAGATGAGCCACCACTTTCTATTCAgcagaaaaaggaaattgtaACATCATTGCTCAACTCCAGTCcttcaaattttcttttcagattTGGAAAATTCTTGGAACCAAGACATTTAAATTACTTTCATCAATATCTCAATAACTATGAAGTTTCTTATTATCTCCAACAGTTGGGAAAAGAAACTAAGGCCCAGGAAATTTGTGTCAAAAATCGCCGTTTTCATGCAATGAACGAACTgataaaagaaggaaaatacTTCAGCATGGAAgagatgagaaaaagaaacccaatCCTCTTTCATGAACTTGTTGAGAAATACATGACACCTGAAGAAAAGAGGTCTTTGGAACAAGAGCAGCCAAAACTATGTAATCTATCTACAATGTTCATGGCTCACATAGATGGAGATCAAACATGCTCCAAAAGAAGGAATGAACAACTAGCCAATCAGTCAGCCTGGGATGAAGCTTCAGCTCATGATGAAGAGGAACAAGATGAAGATGTAgatcaaaatgaaaaggagTTCTTTCGCGATGAATTTATATCAG GTATGTACAGCAGCTTTCTTCAAGGGCACGATGAAGAATTCGACTACAGCAAAATCGATGCTTCGAATCATAACGACATAATTTCTGAaagagacgaagaagaaagataTTTCGACAATGACtaa
- the LOC116925034 gene encoding aminoacyl tRNA synthase complex-interacting multifunctional protein 1 codes for MSSAARILLQLEQKATAAESLILTLKNELLQLERTQNSAAPTLLSTLKQENENLKKEVEIWKQKLIQAGISQGVRNFSTSAASQPIVQETAEKSKEKVVPTPEVKKTKDLKKGDTAESGEVSKVKVDDGPIDIGRIDLRIGKIVAVKKHPDADSLYVEEVDLGEEKTRTIVSGLVKHVSIEEMQNRIAVFMCNLKPAKMRGITSEGMLMCASTSDKVEILLPPNGAVPGDLVEADGYVRCPDPVLNPKKKIWETVAPDLKTNAEKIATFKGAVLSIPNKGPISAATLANVQIK; via the exons ATGTCTTCGGCAGCGAGAATATTGTTACAACTGGAACAGAAAGCCACAGCTGCTGAAAGTTTAATATTAACATTAAAAAACGAG TTACTGCAGCTGGAGAGAACTCAAAATAGTGCAGCCCCAACTTTATTGTCAACTCTAAAACAAGAGAatgaaaacttgaaaaaagaagttgaaaTTTGGAAGCAAAAGCTAATTCAAGCTGGAATAAGCCAAGGAGTGAGAAACTTTTCCACTTCTGCCGCTTCACAGCCCATTGTTCAAGAAACAGCAGAAAAATCAAAGGAAAAAGTTGTTCCAACaccagaagtaaaaaagacaaaagatttaaaaaagggaGATACAG CTGAGTCAGGAGAAGTAAGTAAAGTAAAAGTGGATGATGGACCCATTGACATTGGTCGTATTGATTTGCGAATTGGGAAAATTGTTGCAG TTAAAAAACATCCTGATGCTGATTCTTTGTATGTGGAGGAAGTTGATCTTGGTGAAGAAAAAACTAGAACCATTGTAAGTGGGTTGGTCAAACATGTTTCCATAGAGGAGATGCAGAATCGCATTGCTGTATTCATGTGTAATCTCAAACCTGCTAAAATGAGAGGAATCACCTCTGAAGGGATGTTGATGTGTGCATCAACATCTGATAAG GTGGAAATTCTGTTGCCTCCTAACGGAGCTGTACCCGGTGACCTGGTGGAAGCGGATGGATACGTCAGATGCCCGGATCCAGTACTTAATCCAAAAAAGAAGATATGGGAAACAGTGGCTCCAGATTTGAAAACAAATGCTGAAAAAATTGCAACTTTTAAAGGAGCAGTTCTCTCTATTCCTAATAAAGGGCCCATATCAGCCGCCACATTAGCCAATGTTCAGATAAAGTAA
- the LOC116925045 gene encoding N-alpha-acetyltransferase 40 — MFSRKKKIKKKSKVLTEDEEIVKKANDQNNPLGHLVAFHSFSRNGLDVALKCCKASQLDKITIDQLFDLLKKNMKQMYEESAWGWNEKDKFFEMTENSAWYLIASTKEGKPIAFSHFRFDMDYGLPVLYCYELQLELECRHKGLGRFMLQVLELMAFSANLRKVVLTVFVHNLNAVGFFKSHGYVVDETSPASTLEEQFDYEILSKNNKRISKS; from the exons atgttttcaagaaagaaaaaaattaagaaaaaatctAAAGTTTTGACCGAGGACGAAGAAATTGTGAAAAAGGCAAACGATCAG AATAATCCCCTTGGACATCTGGTTGCTTTCCACTCTTTTTCTCGAAATGGGTTGGATGTTGCACTAAAATGTTGCAAAGCTTCCCAGCTTGACAAAATTACAATTGATCAGTTGTTTGACCTGCTGAAGAAGAACATGAAACAAAT GTATGAAGAGAGTGCATGGGGCTGGAATGAGAAAGacaaattttttgaaatgacCGAGAACTCTGCATGGTACTTGATTGCCTCCACAAAAGAAGGAAAGCCCATAGCCTTTTCACATTTCCGTTTTGATATGGATTATGGGCTTCCTGTATTATATTG CTATGAGTTACAGCTGGAATTAGAATGCAGGCATAAAGGACTTGGTCGATTCATGCTTCAAGTTCTAGAGCTCATGGCATTCTCAGCAAATTTAAGGAAAGTTGTGCTGACTGTCTTTGTACACAACCTTAATGCagttggctttttcaaaagcCATGG TTATGTGGTTGATGAGACAAGCCCAGCAAGTACCCTTGAAGAACAGTTTGACTATGAAATCTTaagtaaaaataacaaacGAATTAGCAAAAGTTGA
- the LOC116924990 gene encoding adenylosuccinate synthetase has product MGDTKAANGHADRESDSRLAKRPRLLEANQVKNKAIVVLGAQWGDEGKGKVVDMLAGDVDIVARCQGGNNAGHTVVVGDKEYDFHLLPSGIINPKSKSIIGNGVVIHLPQMFEELQKNEAKGLTHLRDCLLISDRAHLVFDFHQQADGLQEQEKGGKSLGTTKKGIGPTYSSKATRNGIRVADLIGDSQVFSEKLRTLVAAYQRMLPDLNVDIEAELEKYKEYAEQVRPFVVETISYLNGAIKAGKMVLVEGANAAMLDIDFGTYPYVTSSNCSVGGVCTGLGLPPSLIGDVYGVVKAYTTRVGDGPFPTEQLNEIGELLQTRGGEIGVTTKRKRRCGWLDLAVLRHTHMVNGYTAIALTKLDILDVLPEIKVGVSYSLNGKELNHFPTSTTELAAVEVNYITLPGWEVSTEGVRTFDDLPENARKYVELIEEKLELPVRWIGVGKDRGSMIQLY; this is encoded by the exons ATGGGAGACACGAAGGCTGCTAATGGACATGCAGATCGAGAATCCGATTCAAGACTAGCAAAACGACCACGACTTCTTGAAGCGAATCAAGTGAAAAATAAGGCAATAGTGGTTTTGGGTGCCCAATGGGGTGATGAAGGAAAAGGCAAAGTGGTCGACATGCTCGCCGGTGATGTCGATATTGTAGCCCGATGCCAG GGAGGTAACAATGCTGGTCACACTGTTGTAGTAGGCGACAAAGAATATGATTTCCATCTACTGCCCAGTGGTATCATTAACCCAAAATCCAAATCAATCATTG gCAATGGTGTGGTTATCCACTTACCCCAAATGTTTGAAGAACTCCAAAAAAATGAAGCTAAAGGATTGACACATCTGAGGGATTGCCTTTTGATTTCTGATAGAGCACATTTGGTGTTTGATTTCCATCAA CAAGCTGATGGCttacaagaacaagaaaaaggcGGTAAATCATTaggaacaacaaaaaaaggcattGGTCCAACATACTCCTCCAAAGCCACGCGTAATGGAATCCGCGTTGCTGATTTGATAG GTGATTCGCAAGTCTTTTCGGAAAAATTGCGTACCCTGGTTGCAGCTTATCAACGCATGCTACCTGACCTGAACGTAGATATTGAGGCCGAGCTAGAAAAATATAAGGAGTATGCCGAGCAAGTCCGTCCGTTCGTCGTTGAAACCATCTCATATTTGAATGGTGCCATAAAGGCAGGGAAAATGGTCTTGGTTGAAGGGGCTAATGCTGCCATGTTGGATATTGATTTTG GCACTTATCCCTATGTCACCTCATCAAACTGCAGTGTCGGGGGTGTTTGCACAGGGCTTGGTCTACCGCCATCGCTTATTGGTGATGTTTATGGCGTAGTCAAGGCTTATACAACACGTGTTGGAGATGGCCCGTTCCCCACCGAGCAATTGAAT GAAATTGGGGAATTGCTCCAAACACGTGGAGGCGAGATCGGTGTGACTACCAAGCGGAAAAGACGTTGTGGATGGTTGGATCTAGCAGTTCTACGCCATACGCACATGGTGAACGGCTATACAGC TATTGCCCTAACCAAGCTGGATATTCTGGACGTTTTGCCGGAGATCAAAGTTGGTGTTTCATATAGCCTTAATGGGAAAGAGCTGAACCACTTTCCAACGAGTACCACCGAACTTGCTGCCGTTGAG gttAATTATATAACATTGCCTGGATGGGAGGTGTCCACCGAAGGAGTTAGGACTTTCGATGACCTGCCTGAGAATGCTCGCAAATACGTGGAACTAATTGAAGAAAAACTAGAACTGCCAG TGCGATGGATTGGGGTAGGCAAAGATCGAGGATCTATGATTCAACTTTATTAG